From a single Alkalihalophilus pseudofirmus genomic region:
- a CDS encoding intercompartmental signaling factor BofC, translated as MKVFQVIKKQKGHTLLIIFLLLLVSGVSVLFNQAFSSAERGLAESDLGEAFEVSGPATMDVTLQYMYLDGEVIEEKTKETIWSMEDFWAQYEDWTLLRQSEDGIVFQKEIDDISPALKMNGYFGITEDGVLSIFEGVPQDEQVIQSFFQVDTKKLKSKQHSELVNGIPIGDKHHYEEVLEAFAEYKESEF; from the coding sequence GTGAAGGTATTCCAAGTTATAAAAAAACAAAAGGGCCATACGTTGCTAATTATATTTTTATTGCTGCTCGTTTCAGGAGTAAGTGTTCTATTTAACCAAGCATTTAGTTCCGCAGAGCGGGGACTGGCGGAAAGTGATCTAGGTGAAGCGTTTGAAGTTTCAGGTCCAGCTACTATGGATGTTACATTGCAATACATGTATTTAGACGGGGAAGTCATAGAGGAAAAGACGAAAGAAACGATTTGGTCGATGGAAGATTTTTGGGCACAGTATGAGGATTGGACCTTGCTTAGGCAGTCTGAAGACGGGATCGTGTTTCAAAAGGAAATTGACGATATCTCTCCTGCATTAAAAATGAATGGATATTTTGGAATTACTGAAGACGGGGTGCTCTCTATATTTGAAGGGGTTCCCCAAGATGAACAAGTCATTCAATCTTTTTTTCAAGTCGATACAAAAAAACTTAAAAGCAAGCAGCATTCTGAGCTGGTCAATGGAATTCCTATTGGGGATAAACACCATTATGAAGAAGTCTTAGAAGCATTTGCTGAATATAAGGAATCGGAGTTTTAA
- the ruvA gene encoding Holliday junction branch migration protein RuvA has product MIDYINGVLVDIETQYVVLDHQGLGYQIYCPNPYRFSKQLDEKVKIYTYQHVREDLIRLFGFESKSERALFEKLLNVSGIGPKGALAILASGQPEHVVRAIEEEDEAFLVKFPGVGKKTARQIILDLKGKLDEFAPNLFNESNGLVSEKMTKVNQENAELEEALEALRALGYVEKELKKVRPKLEQEDMATDAYIKKALQLMLKF; this is encoded by the coding sequence GTGATTGATTACATAAATGGCGTATTAGTTGATATTGAAACTCAATATGTAGTGTTAGATCATCAAGGACTGGGGTATCAAATTTATTGTCCCAACCCTTATCGATTTTCTAAACAATTAGATGAAAAGGTAAAAATATATACATATCAGCATGTTCGCGAGGATCTTATTCGTTTATTTGGGTTTGAATCCAAATCTGAGCGTGCTCTGTTTGAAAAATTGTTGAACGTATCTGGAATTGGCCCAAAAGGTGCATTAGCAATCCTTGCATCAGGACAGCCAGAACATGTAGTAAGGGCTATTGAAGAGGAAGATGAAGCGTTTCTCGTTAAATTTCCTGGAGTGGGCAAAAAGACAGCAAGACAAATCATTCTTGATCTTAAAGGGAAGCTTGATGAATTTGCTCCTAATTTATTCAATGAATCAAACGGTCTTGTATCAGAGAAAATGACAAAGGTGAATCAAGAAAATGCTGAACTAGAAGAAGCGCTTGAAGCCTTGCGTGCACTTGGATATGTAGAAAAAGAACTTAAGAAAGTACGTCCTAAGCTTGAACAAGAGGATATGGCCACGGACGCTTATATTAAAAAAGCACTTCAGTTAATGTTGAAATTCTAA
- the ruvB gene encoding Holliday junction branch migration DNA helicase RuvB yields MEERMISGEAQGLEDSIDQSIRPMDLNQYIGQEKVKQNLKIFIEAAKMREECLDHVLLYGPPGLGKTTLSGIIASEMGVEMRTTSGPAIERPGDLAAILTALEPGDVLFIDEIHRLNRMVEEVLYPAMEDFCLDIVIGKGPTARSVRLDLPPFTLVGATTRAGMLSAPLRDRFGVMARLEYYTETELAFIVKRTASIFETELDDEAALEIARRSRGTPRIANRLLRRVRDFAQVKGDGTISVDLAEDALEKLQVDRLGLDHIDHKLLIGMIEKFRGGPVGLETISATIGEESETIEDVYEPYLLQIGFLQRTPRGRMVTPLCYQHFNLEEPSR; encoded by the coding sequence ATGGAAGAACGTATGATTTCTGGTGAAGCGCAAGGATTAGAAGACTCCATTGATCAATCGATCAGGCCAATGGATTTAAATCAATACATTGGCCAAGAAAAAGTAAAGCAGAACTTGAAAATCTTTATAGAAGCTGCCAAAATGCGTGAAGAATGTCTTGATCATGTTCTTTTATATGGCCCTCCTGGACTTGGAAAAACGACTCTATCTGGTATTATTGCTTCTGAAATGGGAGTTGAGATGCGAACAACGTCTGGTCCGGCTATTGAAAGGCCAGGAGACTTGGCCGCCATTTTAACAGCACTTGAACCGGGTGATGTCTTGTTTATTGATGAAATTCATCGGCTTAATCGAATGGTGGAGGAAGTTCTTTATCCTGCAATGGAAGATTTTTGTTTAGATATCGTAATTGGAAAGGGGCCGACAGCACGTTCTGTGAGGCTGGATCTGCCCCCTTTTACATTGGTGGGCGCAACGACTAGAGCAGGCATGCTCTCTGCTCCCCTAAGAGACCGGTTCGGGGTAATGGCGCGTCTGGAATATTACACGGAAACGGAATTAGCCTTTATCGTTAAACGAACGGCATCTATTTTTGAGACAGAGTTAGATGATGAAGCTGCTTTAGAAATCGCAAGACGATCACGCGGTACCCCACGTATTGCTAATAGGCTGCTAAGACGAGTCCGGGATTTTGCTCAAGTGAAAGGTGATGGGACTATTTCTGTAGATCTTGCAGAAGATGCTCTTGAGAAATTACAAGTTGACCGTCTAGGACTTGATCATATTGACCATAAATTATTAATAGGGATGATCGAAAAATTCCGGGGTGGTCCGGTTGGTCTTGAAACAATCTCTGCCACTATTGGAGAAGAATCAGAAACAATCGAGGATGTGTATGAACCGTATTTATTGCAAATTGGTTTCCTGCAAAGAACACCTCGTGGAAGAATGGTTACACCGCTATGTTATCAACATTTTAATCTGGAGGAGCCAAGTAGATGA
- a CDS encoding DUF2905 domain-containing protein: MSTASKVLIAIGVLCIIIGILWPVISKTPIGRLPGDILIKRENSTFYFPIMTSIVISIVLSLILFLFGRFR; this comes from the coding sequence ATGAGTACAGCGTCTAAAGTGTTAATTGCCATTGGAGTTCTCTGTATTATTATTGGTATTCTATGGCCGGTTATTTCAAAAACACCGATTGGCCGGCTGCCTGGAGATATTTTGATTAAACGGGAGAATTCAACGTTTTACTTTCCAATTATGACTTCCATTGTGATTAGCATTGTTCTGTCATTAATTCTATTTCTTTTTGGACGCTTTAGATAA
- the queA gene encoding tRNA preQ1(34) S-adenosylmethionine ribosyltransferase-isomerase QueA → MDVRDFDFYLPDELIAQTPLLDRTASRLLVLDKENGAIKDDVFSSITDYLKPGDCLVLNDTRVLPARLYGVKEDTGAKIELLLLKQLEGDKWETLAKPAKRVKKGTTITFGDGLLTATCIEETDQGGRVVELAYEGILHEVLDQLGEMPLPPYIKEQLDDQERYQTVFAKNRGSAAAPTAGLHFTEDLLQTLQDKGVHLAFITLHVGLGTFRPVSVEDVESHEMHAEYYQMSEGTARLLNEVKENGGKVVAVGTTSARTLETIMNENGTYCEASGWTSIFIYPGYKFKGIDGLLTNFHLPKSTLVMLVSALAGREHILQAYNHAVKERYRFFSFGDAMFIR, encoded by the coding sequence ATGGATGTACGTGATTTTGATTTTTACTTACCTGATGAATTGATCGCACAGACGCCGCTCCTAGACCGAACGGCGTCTCGTTTGCTTGTTTTAGATAAAGAAAATGGGGCAATTAAAGACGATGTATTTTCTTCAATAACGGACTATTTAAAGCCTGGTGATTGCTTGGTTTTAAACGACACGAGGGTTCTTCCAGCTCGTTTATATGGTGTGAAGGAAGATACGGGTGCTAAAATTGAACTGCTTTTATTAAAACAATTAGAAGGCGATAAATGGGAGACGTTAGCTAAGCCTGCAAAACGTGTAAAAAAAGGAACAACCATCACGTTTGGTGATGGGCTGTTAACAGCTACTTGTATTGAAGAAACTGACCAGGGCGGCCGTGTAGTGGAGTTGGCATATGAAGGGATTCTTCATGAGGTGCTTGATCAATTAGGCGAAATGCCGCTGCCTCCATACATTAAAGAACAGCTTGATGACCAGGAGCGTTATCAAACGGTATTTGCGAAAAATCGCGGTTCAGCAGCAGCTCCTACAGCTGGTCTGCATTTTACAGAAGACCTTTTGCAAACTCTTCAAGATAAAGGAGTACACTTGGCATTCATTACACTGCACGTTGGACTTGGGACCTTTAGACCTGTAAGTGTAGAAGATGTGGAATCACATGAAATGCATGCTGAGTATTACCAGATGAGCGAAGGAACCGCACGGTTATTAAACGAAGTCAAAGAAAATGGCGGTAAGGTAGTAGCGGTCGGTACCACCTCTGCTAGAACGCTTGAAACCATCATGAATGAGAACGGCACATATTGCGAAGCATCTGGATGGACATCGATTTTTATTTATCCAGGTTATAAATTTAAAGGAATTGACGGATTACTGACGAATTTCCATTTACCAAAGTCTACACTTGTAATGCTTGTAAGTGCGCTTGCTGGTAGAGAACATATTCTACAGGCATATAACCATGCTGTTAAAGAGCGTTATCGTTTCTTCAGCTTTGGTGATGCTATGTTTATTCGTTAA
- the tgt gene encoding tRNA guanosine(34) transglycosylase Tgt, with protein sequence MAAVTYELIKTCKQSGARLGRVHTPHGTFETPIFMPVGTLATVKTMSPEDLYDMNAQIILSNTYHLWLRPGHDIVKEAGGLHKFMNWDRPILTDSGGFQVFSLSDLRKIEEEGVHFRNHLSGEKLFLSPEGAMDIQNALGSDIMMAFDECPPYPAEYSYMKDSVERTSRWAERCIEAHKRPEDQGLFGIVQGGEYEELRKQSAKDLVSMDFPGYAVGGLSVGEPKDVMNRVLEFTTPWLPDNKPRYLMGVGSPDSLIDGAIRGIDMFDCVLPTRIARNGTCMTSEGRLVVRNAKFARDFRPLDENCDCHVCQNYSRAYIRHLIKCEETFGFRLTTYHNLYFLLNLMEQVRQAIRDDRLLDFREEFFEQYGFNKPNAKNF encoded by the coding sequence ATGGCAGCAGTCACTTATGAGTTAATTAAAACATGTAAACAATCAGGTGCAAGACTTGGGCGTGTGCATACACCACACGGTACATTTGAAACACCCATTTTTATGCCTGTAGGAACATTAGCTACAGTCAAAACGATGAGCCCTGAAGATTTGTATGATATGAATGCACAGATTATTTTAAGCAACACGTACCACCTTTGGCTGCGTCCGGGACATGATATTGTCAAAGAAGCAGGCGGTCTGCACAAGTTTATGAACTGGGATCGTCCGATTTTAACAGATTCTGGCGGATTTCAAGTATTTAGTTTAAGCGACTTGCGTAAGATTGAAGAAGAGGGTGTACACTTCCGCAACCACTTAAGCGGTGAAAAACTTTTCTTAAGCCCTGAAGGAGCAATGGACATTCAAAATGCACTTGGCTCTGACATTATGATGGCTTTTGATGAATGTCCGCCTTATCCTGCTGAATACAGTTACATGAAAGATTCAGTAGAACGTACGAGCCGCTGGGCAGAACGTTGTATTGAAGCGCATAAGCGTCCGGAAGATCAAGGGTTGTTTGGAATTGTCCAAGGCGGCGAGTATGAAGAGCTTAGAAAGCAAAGTGCAAAAGATCTAGTATCAATGGATTTCCCTGGTTATGCTGTTGGGGGGTTATCGGTAGGAGAACCAAAGGATGTCATGAATCGTGTCCTCGAGTTCACCACTCCTTGGCTTCCTGATAACAAACCGCGTTATTTAATGGGGGTCGGATCGCCAGACTCACTTATTGATGGGGCAATTCGTGGGATTGATATGTTTGACTGTGTGCTGCCTACTCGTATTGCACGAAATGGGACATGTATGACAAGCGAGGGACGTTTAGTGGTTCGTAATGCAAAGTTTGCACGCGACTTCCGCCCTCTCGATGAGAACTGTGATTGTCATGTGTGTCAAAATTATTCTAGAGCGTATATCAGACACCTTATTAAATGTGAAGAAACGTTCGGATTTAGGCTTACGACTTATCATAACCTTTATTTCCTGTTAAACTTAATGGAACAGGTAAGACAGGCAATTCGCGATGATCGTTTGCTTGACTTTAGAGAAGAGTTTTTTGAACAATACGGTTTCAATAAACCGAACGCAAAGAACTTCTAA
- the yajC gene encoding preprotein translocase subunit YajC, which yields MEIIGTLLPLILMFAIFYFLLIRPQQKRQKSIRDMHANLQRGDKIITIGGMHGVIDAIDEDVIIILVNENRKLTFDRAAVREVVNPD from the coding sequence ATGGAAATTATCGGTACATTATTACCATTAATCCTTATGTTCGCGATTTTTTATTTCTTGCTTATCCGTCCGCAACAAAAGCGTCAGAAATCAATTCGTGACATGCATGCTAACCTTCAGCGTGGTGATAAAATCATCACAATTGGAGGGATGCACGGGGTAATCGATGCAATTGATGAGGATGTTATTATCATCCTTGTAAATGAGAACCGCAAGCTGACTTTTGACCGCGCAGCAGTCCGCGAAGTAGTCAACCCAGATTGA
- a CDS encoding TIGR04086 family membrane protein, whose product MASRSFFPAVLWGLCAILVIALSFSLLASLFLTFTSYTEESIRWLIMGVAFLSMFIGGFMSGAKAKAKGLMAGALTALLFSMLTFLVQFLGYNELFTTSQYAFHGGYLLLAALGGIIGVNLTSNSSSNY is encoded by the coding sequence GTGGCTTCTAGAAGTTTCTTCCCAGCTGTCCTTTGGGGATTATGTGCAATATTAGTCATTGCTTTATCCTTTAGCCTGCTCGCATCGTTGTTTTTGACCTTTACCTCCTATACAGAGGAATCGATCCGCTGGTTAATTATGGGGGTTGCATTTCTTTCTATGTTTATCGGGGGTTTTATGTCTGGTGCCAAAGCGAAAGCAAAAGGGTTAATGGCAGGTGCGCTGACCGCCCTCCTGTTTTCAATGCTCACATTTTTAGTTCAATTTTTAGGCTACAATGAATTGTTTACAACCAGTCAATATGCATTTCACGGAGGATATCTGCTCCTAGCTGCACTCGGAGGCATCATTGGAGTAAATCTTACAAGCAATTCTTCATCTAACTACTAA
- a CDS encoding ArsB/NhaD family transporter, with protein sequence MAVTFALIIFIISYFFIMTEKLNRAVIACLGGVLMLVFGIYEIEAAFLQHIDWHTITLLLAMMILVSITSQSGFFEYVAVSMAKWVEGRPIPLLIVISTLTAFGSAFLNNVTTVLLIVPIIFTLTSLLKLNAVPFLLSIVMASNIGGTATLIGDPPNLMIGQAVGHLNFNDFLIHLSPVVIVIFIIVMAGLVFYYRKQLSVRTEHQMKLKMLNPRDFIKDKILLFKSVTVLFATTFAFIIQPMLHIELTSIAMVGALLLMLITQEELDVEEVFKSVEWVTLFFFVGLFMLVGGLKEVGLIDEFAKAIIYYTDGDLPKTAMFILWGSGILSGFVDNIPFVAAMIPVILEFQEYGMANLDPLWWALALGACLGGNATIIGATANVIVAGMALKAKQPFSYWEFLKVGAPIAILSFVISSIYIYLRYLIHFQ encoded by the coding sequence ATGGCGGTAACCTTTGCGTTAATCATTTTTATCATCAGCTATTTCTTTATTATGACTGAAAAACTAAACCGAGCAGTTATTGCCTGTCTTGGCGGCGTGTTAATGCTTGTGTTTGGTATTTATGAAATAGAAGCTGCTTTCTTGCAGCACATCGACTGGCACACAATCACGTTGTTACTCGCAATGATGATTTTAGTCTCCATCACAAGCCAAAGTGGTTTCTTTGAATATGTAGCCGTTTCAATGGCAAAGTGGGTAGAAGGGAGGCCAATCCCCCTATTAATTGTCATTTCCACACTGACGGCTTTTGGGTCAGCTTTTTTAAATAATGTCACGACGGTTCTTTTAATTGTCCCGATTATTTTTACTTTGACCTCGCTTCTTAAGTTAAATGCAGTGCCGTTCTTATTATCGATTGTTATGGCTTCAAATATAGGAGGGACAGCAACATTAATAGGTGACCCTCCTAACTTAATGATTGGGCAGGCGGTAGGTCATTTAAATTTCAATGATTTTCTGATTCATCTAAGTCCGGTAGTTATTGTTATTTTTATCATCGTTATGGCTGGACTTGTGTTTTATTATCGAAAGCAGCTCTCAGTAAGGACAGAACATCAGATGAAGCTCAAAATGCTTAATCCGAGAGATTTTATCAAAGATAAAATTCTTTTATTTAAATCAGTGACGGTTCTTTTTGCCACCACATTTGCATTTATTATTCAACCAATGCTTCATATTGAGCTGACAAGTATTGCTATGGTCGGAGCCTTATTATTAATGTTAATCACTCAGGAAGAACTGGATGTAGAAGAGGTGTTTAAATCTGTTGAGTGGGTAACGTTGTTCTTTTTTGTTGGTCTCTTTATGCTTGTTGGAGGATTAAAAGAAGTTGGATTAATTGATGAGTTTGCTAAAGCCATTATTTACTATACTGATGGTGATTTGCCTAAAACGGCTATGTTTATCTTATGGGGCTCAGGCATACTATCAGGGTTTGTGGATAATATTCCATTTGTAGCCGCTATGATCCCAGTTATTTTAGAGTTTCAAGAATATGGTATGGCGAATCTTGATCCACTGTGGTGGGCGCTTGCATTAGGAGCTTGTTTAGGAGGAAATGCCACTATTATCGGGGCCACGGCGAATGTGATTGTGGCAGGAATGGCTCTAAAAGCAAAACAGCCGTTCAGTTATTGGGAGTTTTTAAAAGTTGGAGCGCCTATTGCGATTCTTTCGTTTGTGATATCAAGTATCTATATTTACTTACGCTACCTTATTCATTTTCAATAA
- a CDS encoding DUF421 domain-containing protein, whose amino-acid sequence MDFVTIILRTFLVYVIILLVLRLMGKREIGQLSVLDFVVSIMIAELAVISIDNFSSPMIHSLIPIFVLSIIQITFAVISLKSEKLRDFLDGEPSVLIKEGKIDEHEMRKQRYNFDDLLVQLRQNKVAKLSDVEFAILEPSGKLSVIEKSKQNENSGPNMPLPLILDGKVQEEHLDKINKTPLWLRQEMRKIGYRDIKKISYCALRDDQSFFVDVKDEQ is encoded by the coding sequence ATGGATTTTGTGACAATCATTCTGCGGACATTTTTGGTGTATGTCATTATTCTCCTCGTCTTACGCTTGATGGGTAAACGAGAGATCGGACAATTATCCGTACTTGATTTTGTTGTCTCTATCATGATTGCTGAATTAGCCGTTATTTCAATTGATAATTTTAGTTCACCAATGATTCATTCATTAATCCCTATCTTTGTCTTATCCATTATTCAAATCACCTTTGCAGTTATTTCTTTAAAAAGTGAGAAGCTGCGTGATTTCTTGGATGGAGAGCCTTCTGTTTTGATTAAAGAAGGAAAGATTGATGAACATGAAATGAGAAAACAGCGATATAACTTCGATGATTTACTTGTTCAGCTGAGGCAAAACAAAGTGGCAAAGCTTTCTGATGTGGAGTTTGCTATTCTAGAGCCATCCGGTAAGCTTTCTGTTATAGAAAAGTCAAAACAAAATGAGAATAGCGGTCCCAATATGCCATTACCCCTTATATTAGATGGGAAAGTACAAGAAGAACATTTAGATAAAATTAATAAAACACCTCTATGGTTGAGGCAGGAGATGCGAAAGATCGGTTATCGTGATATTAAGAAAATTTCTTATTGTGCATTGAGGGATGATCAATCTTTTTTTGTAGATGTGAAGGACGAACAATAA
- a CDS encoding dicarboxylate/amino acid:cation symporter — protein sequence MKLLGKLLIGIILGIIIGLAAPEWVVRVLVTFKTLFGSFITFIVPFIILFFIASGVAGLGKRSGKLVGSTVGLAYVSTVLAGLLAFTVASFIIPMLTTPSEAVEEAGGLEPFLSFEIEPLMGIVTALVMAFVFGIGVSKTGSEKIKAFFDEGRDIIELVIAAIIIPLLPFYIAGIFSELAYEGTVFETLSLFAVVLILAISLHLVWLVIQYSTAGALRKQNPFKLLANMAPAYATAIGTMSSAATIPVTLQSVKKNNVKENIANFGVPLCATIHLSGSVITIVTCAMAVMMITPELAAPTLANMLPVIFMLGLIMVAAPGVPGGAIMAALGVLTSMLGFSEAAIGLMIALYMAQDSFGTATNVTGDGAINLIIDKFSKS from the coding sequence ATGAAACTTTTAGGGAAACTGCTCATTGGTATTATTTTAGGTATCATTATCGGTTTGGCAGCACCAGAATGGGTCGTTAGAGTATTAGTCACTTTTAAAACTCTTTTCGGCAGCTTTATTACATTCATCGTCCCATTTATTATTTTATTCTTTATTGCAAGCGGCGTAGCAGGACTTGGAAAACGAAGCGGAAAGCTGGTTGGAAGTACAGTCGGTCTTGCGTATGTTTCAACTGTTCTTGCCGGCCTTTTAGCTTTCACAGTGGCCTCATTCATCATTCCAATGCTGACAACACCTAGTGAAGCGGTGGAGGAAGCAGGAGGACTTGAGCCGTTTTTAAGTTTTGAGATTGAACCATTAATGGGGATTGTAACAGCATTAGTCATGGCCTTTGTTTTTGGTATTGGGGTTTCTAAAACAGGAAGCGAAAAGATTAAAGCTTTCTTTGATGAAGGCCGTGATATTATTGAACTCGTTATTGCAGCAATCATTATTCCGTTATTACCATTCTATATCGCAGGGATCTTCTCAGAGCTTGCTTATGAAGGAACAGTTTTTGAAACATTGAGCTTATTTGCTGTTGTATTAATTTTAGCGATTTCTCTTCATTTAGTTTGGCTTGTTATCCAATATTCAACTGCAGGAGCTCTTCGTAAACAAAATCCATTTAAGCTTCTAGCAAATATGGCTCCGGCCTATGCAACGGCGATCGGAACAATGAGTAGTGCAGCAACGATTCCGGTAACATTACAATCAGTTAAAAAGAATAACGTAAAAGAAAATATTGCAAACTTCGGAGTGCCGCTCTGTGCGACGATTCATTTATCAGGTAGTGTCATCACCATTGTGACTTGTGCGATGGCCGTGATGATGATCACGCCAGAGTTAGCGGCACCGACTCTTGCAAATATGCTTCCGGTTATCTTTATGCTTGGGCTGATTATGGTTGCAGCCCCTGGGGTACCAGGAGGAGCAATTATGGCTGCGCTAGGAGTATTAACTTCTATGCTTGGATTCAGCGAAGCAGCAATCGGCTTAATGATTGCTCTTTACATGGCTCAAGACAGCTTTGGTACTGCTACAAACGTAACTGGAGACGGAGCGATTAATTTAATCATTGATAAGTTTTCTAAATCATAA
- the spoVB gene encoding stage V sporulation protein B, which yields MSKQTFIKGTLILIIAGLITRFLGFVNKIVVARIMGAEGVGLYMMAVPTLLLVITITQLGLPVAISKLVAEAEAKGDRSRIKKILVVSLAITGTLSIIFTAAMILFAPIISKTMLTDARAYYPLIAIAPIVPIVALSSVMRGYFQGRQNMKPTAYSQVIEQVVRITLVAVMTSAFLPMGVEYAAAGAMISVVFGELASLLYMIYMFKSNKRFKIRSGFFSYVKEGKHTFNDLMRIALPTTGSRLIGSISLFFEPIVVAQSLALAGVATVMATRQYGELAGFVIPLILLPTFITYSLSVSLVPAISEAAAKKQYKTIHHRLGQALRLALISGGVSVVVLYVYAEPIMELMYNAPSVATYVKVMAPFSIFLYFQGPLQATLQALDLAKAAMMNSLFGAVVKIGAIFALATRPELGIMGAALAIVIGFILVTLLHFATVVKTVSFTIDIKLVVKVILLIGSSTWIGFLCLNHAFLDQSLVTKTLLSISITTLFYSILMIFLGLIKREELNRIPVVGRYAAKLVPKG from the coding sequence ATGTCAAAACAGACCTTTATAAAAGGGACGTTGATCCTCATCATAGCAGGACTCATCACGCGCTTTCTAGGCTTTGTTAATAAAATCGTTGTTGCACGTATTATGGGAGCTGAAGGCGTCGGACTTTATATGATGGCTGTTCCTACCTTACTTCTCGTTATAACCATCACCCAGCTAGGCCTTCCTGTCGCCATTTCAAAGCTTGTTGCTGAAGCAGAAGCAAAAGGCGACCGAAGCAGAATAAAGAAAATTTTAGTCGTATCGTTAGCTATTACAGGTACGTTGAGTATTATTTTCACTGCAGCCATGATTCTCTTTGCACCCATTATATCAAAGACAATGCTTACAGATGCACGGGCTTATTACCCACTCATTGCAATTGCTCCAATTGTCCCAATTGTTGCTCTCTCTTCTGTTATGCGTGGATATTTCCAAGGGCGCCAAAACATGAAGCCTACTGCCTACTCACAAGTTATTGAACAGGTCGTAAGAATTACATTAGTTGCAGTCATGACAAGTGCCTTTTTACCAATGGGTGTAGAGTATGCCGCAGCAGGAGCCATGATCTCAGTTGTATTCGGAGAGCTTGCATCCCTTCTATACATGATCTATATGTTCAAATCAAACAAACGATTTAAGATCCGCTCTGGCTTCTTTAGCTATGTGAAAGAAGGAAAACATACATTCAATGACCTCATGCGAATTGCGCTTCCTACGACTGGGAGCCGTCTCATTGGTTCCATATCCTTGTTTTTTGAACCGATCGTTGTCGCTCAAAGTTTAGCGCTTGCAGGGGTTGCGACAGTCATGGCGACAAGGCAATATGGAGAGTTAGCTGGTTTTGTTATTCCGCTTATCTTGCTTCCTACTTTTATTACGTACTCTTTATCTGTATCACTCGTTCCGGCAATCAGTGAAGCTGCCGCTAAAAAACAATACAAAACGATCCACCACCGCTTAGGGCAGGCACTTAGACTCGCCCTAATCTCAGGCGGCGTATCAGTTGTCGTTCTTTACGTCTACGCAGAACCAATTATGGAGCTTATGTATAATGCTCCGTCCGTTGCAACATATGTGAAAGTAATGGCGCCGTTCAGTATATTCTTATACTTTCAAGGTCCGCTTCAAGCAACACTTCAGGCATTAGATTTAGCCAAAGCTGCGATGATGAACAGTTTATTTGGAGCCGTTGTTAAAATAGGTGCGATCTTTGCATTAGCCACAAGACCAGAACTCGGCATAATGGGTGCAGCCCTTGCCATTGTCATTGGGTTCATTTTAGTCACTCTGCTCCATTTTGCAACGGTTGTCAAAACAGTAAGCTTCACTATCGATATCAAACTAGTCGTTAAGGTCATATTGCTGATCGGCTCATCTACCTGGATTGGCTTCCTTTGCTTAAATCATGCATTCCTTGACCAGTCACTAGTCACAAAAACATTACTCAGCATCTCTATAACCACTCTTTTCTACAGCATCTTAATGATTTTCCTTGGGCTTATCAAAAGAGAGGAACTTAACCGCATACCTGTAGTCGGCCGATATGCAGCAAAATTAGTACCAAAAGGATAA
- a CDS encoding COG2426 family protein has protein sequence MKHTIEEFLINTFGFLPPELLVIVISAMPILELRGGIPLAHQLGFSFGEALFFGILGNLLPIIPILLLFRPVSKWMLRFSMYKRFYDWLYNRTMKKSNNVEKFGALGLILFTAVPLPTTGAYSASLAAILFFIPLKSAFLAIATGVVIAGVGVAGVMYMVF, from the coding sequence GTGAAACACACGATTGAGGAATTTTTAATTAACACATTTGGTTTTCTGCCGCCGGAATTATTAGTTATTGTTATTTCAGCTATGCCGATCTTAGAGCTTAGGGGAGGCATTCCACTTGCGCATCAGCTTGGATTTTCATTTGGAGAAGCACTATTTTTTGGCATCTTAGGGAATTTGCTGCCGATTATTCCGATCTTATTATTATTTCGTCCGGTAAGTAAGTGGATGCTGAGATTCTCAATGTACAAACGATTTTATGATTGGTTATATAACCGCACAATGAAAAAAAGCAATAATGTTGAAAAGTTCGGTGCACTGGGATTAATTTTATTTACGGCCGTGCCGCTTCCGACCACAGGAGCCTATTCAGCAAGTCTTGCAGCCATTTTATTCTTCATTCCGCTAAAATCGGCTTTTCTAGCGATTGCAACTGGTGTTGTTATTGCAGGAGTAGGGGTTGCAGGCGTTATGTATATGGTTTTTTAA